The following proteins are co-located in the Eriocheir sinensis breed Jianghai 21 chromosome 1, ASM2467909v1, whole genome shotgun sequence genome:
- the LOC126995170 gene encoding tektin-3-like, translating to MSGMPALSHLPPAALNKTVAMKTVDTRPFEQSLSLVPPTLSRSYPTESRVLDSIRFPNIFTSATATMKTRYTPADWSQSNLDHYSDAEATRGVSERVRDDAVRLVGFTYDRTNIAQRESSQRLGERVSDITFWRSELMQELDRMLAETNRLNDSRRLLEHSLKDTENPLHVTKECLYFRENRQGIDLVRDQPEESLLREVDTIKDCQARMKNLLDRVNLQLSRNRAARQDMEHDTMNKNHALTIDFTQHSLNNHSPAITYYPGIERVDNTVSVPDTWAEFTNRNIQQSQSERSSSQRMRQEVDSLLAATHQDMWTAWSTSNTSLTHRLGETNDTRNKLLAHRDRVQREMNDLERHIDLLKKAILDKSAPLKVAQTRLEGRTHRPEMELCRDPPQHRMVREVQELSESVESLRHKLSEAENSLHRLAQTRARLDHDLGVKTNSLYVDRDKCLSIRKSFPLSQPHLVDFTLY from the exons ATGTCTGGAATGCCTGCACTCTCCCACCTGCCGCCCGCCGCGCTCAACAAGACGGTGGCCATGAAGACGGTCGACACCAGGCCGTTTGAACAGAG CCTGTCCCTGGTGCCCCCGACGCTGAGTCGCTCTTATCCCACAGAGAGCCGCGTCCTGGACTCCATCAGGTTCCCCAACATCTTCACGTCCGCCACGGCCACTATGAAGACACGCTACACGCCGGCCGACTGGTCACAAA GCAACCTGGACCATTACAGCGACGCGGAGGCCACGAGGGGCGTCTCGGAGCGTGTGAGGGACGATGCTGTGAGGCTGGTCGG GTTTACGTACGACCGCACCAACATAGCGCAGCGGGAGAGCTCACAGCGTCttggggagagagtgagtgacatCACTTTTTGGCGGAGCGAGTTGATGCAGGAACTGGACAGGATGCTGGCCGAGACCAACCGCCTGAATGACTCTCGCCGCCTCCTGGAACACAGCCTGAAGGACACCGAGAACCCTCTCCATGTCACCAAGGAGTGCCTCTACTTCAGGGAAAATAGGCAAG GGATTGACCTCGTGAGGGACCAGCCTGAGGAGTCATTGCTACGGGAGGTGGACACGATCAAGGACTGCCAAGCACGTATGAAGAACCTCCTGGACCGAGTCAACCTCCAG TTGTCGCGAAACCGCGCGGCGCGGCAGGACATGGAACACGACACGATGAACAAGAACCACGCCCTCACCATCGACTTCACGCAGCACTCCCTCAACAACCACTCCCCGGCCATCACCTACTACCCGGGCATTGAGAGGGTCGATAACAC AGTGAGTGTTCCGGACACCTGGGCAGAATTCACCAATCGCAACATTCAGCAGAGTCAGAGCGAGAGAAGCAGCTCCCAGAGGATGCGGCAGGAAGTGGACAGTCTGCTTGCGGCCACTCACCAGGACATGTGGACGGCGTGGTCGACCTCCAACACGTCCCTCACGCACAGACTGGGCGAGACCAACGACACCAGGAACAAACTTCTCGCACACCGGGACAGA GTACAACGAGAGATGAACGACTTGGAGCGCCACATCGACCTGCTTAAGAAGGCCATCCTGGACAAGTCCGCCCCGCTAAAGGTGGCACAGACGAGGCTGGAGGGCCGCACGCACCGCCCGGAAATGGAGCTCTGCAGGGACCCGCCGCAACATAG GATGGTGCGGGAGGTGCAAGAACTGAGTGAGAGCGTCGAGTCACTACGCCACAAGCTCTCCGAGGCTGAGAATTCCCTCCACCGCCTGGCCCAGACCCGCGCCCGCCTAGACCATGACCTCGGAGTAAAGACCAACTCCCTGTACGTAGACCGCGACAAGTGCCTCTCCATCAGGAAGAGCTTCCCCCTGTCGCAACCACACTTGGTGGACTTCACTCTCTACTGA